The genomic stretch CGCCCGTTTCATAGCGGCGCTGCTGCCGGTGGCATTGGGGGCGGTGCTGGGTGCCCTGGTGTTGTACGAGTTGCAGACCTCGGCATTGGAGGCCGAGCTGCTGTCGCGCTGGGCGGCGCGCGCCACCTACACCGTCGGCGATGGCCCGAGCCCGCGCGTGGCGTTTCCGTCCGCGGGTCCGTTCGACGTCCGGCGTGGCTACGCACAGCTGCCGAGTTTTCAGTCGCGACTGACCGCGCACGGCTTTCAAGTGGCGCGGCAAGCCCGCGTCTCACCGGAGCTCGCGGCCCTGGTGTCGTGGCGTGTCGCCCCACCGTACCGCGAGCCGCCGGTGACCGGCCTCACCATCCGTGGCAACGGGGACTCGGTCCTTTTCAATGCGGTGAACACGGGCCGCAGCTTTCAACGCTTCGAAGACATCCCGCCGCTGCTGGTCGACGCGTTGCTGTACATCGAGAACCGCGAGCTGCTGACCCCCTTCGATCCACGCAGCAACCCGGTGATCGAATGGGATCGCCTGGCGAAGGCGAGCCTGCTGTACGTCGGCGGCAAGCTCCACCTGCCGGTGCAGCTGCAAGGCGGCAGCACGCTGGCGACACAGCTCGAGAAGTATCGCCACTCGCCGAGCGGGCGCACCACCGGCGCGTTCGAGAAGCTACGGCAGCTGATCGGCGCCAGTCTCAAAGCCTACGCCGACGGCCCGGACACGCGGCCGTGGCGGCGGCAAATCGTCGTCGACTACCTCAACACGCTGCCGCTGGCGGCGGCACCCGGCTACGGCGAGCTCAATGGGCTGGGCGATGGGCTCTACGCCTGGTTCGGTCTGCGATTGGAGGACATGTGTTGCGTGTCGAGGGCGCCGCAACCGACGCCCGAAGGGGTACGCGTTTTCAAGCATGCCTTGGCGCTGCTCATCGCCGTGCGCGCGCCGACGACGTACCTGGTCGAGTCGCGCCCGCAGCTGGCAACCAAGGTCGATGAGTACACCGACTTGCTGGCGAGGGATGGCGTCATCGACCCCGCGCTGGCGCAAGCCCTCAAGGCGACACCGATCACGTTCCTGCCGCACGCCCCTGTGCCGCCGCCCGTGTCCTTTGTGCAGCAGAAGGCCCCCAACGCCGTGCGCACGACGCTGATGCGCATGCTCGATGTGCCGAGCCTCTACGATCTCGACCGCCTGCACCTCGAGGTGTCGAGCCCCATCGACGTCTCGATGGAGGAACGCGCCAGCGAGCTCTTTCAGGACCTCGCCGACCCGCGCTTCGTCGTCGCACACGGGCTCAAAGGCGAGCACCTGCTGCAAACCGGCGATCCGCACAAGGTGATCTACAGCCTGATGCTCTTCGAGCGCGCGCCGGAGGGTAACGTGCTGCGCGTGCATGCCGACAACCTCGACCGCCCCTTCGACATCAATGACGGCATCAAGATGGAGCTCGGCAGCAGCGCGAAGCTGCGCACCCTGGCGCACTACCTCGAGCTGGTGACCGAGCTGGACCACGAGCTGGAACCGCTCGACGCGAAGACGCTCGCTGCGCGCGCCCGCGTCGCGCGTGACCCGATCACCAAGTGGGCGGCAGAGACGCTGCAGCACGACCAGCATCTCGACCTCGACGGCCTGCTGCAGCGCGGGCTCGAACGCCGCTACGCGGCGAGCCCGTATGAAGCCTTCTTCACCGGCGGCGGCATGCACACCTTTGTAAACTTCCAGCGCAGCGACAACGGCCGCGTCCTGTCGGTGCAGGACGGCCTGCAAGGGTCGGTGAACCTGGTCTTCATTCGCCTCATGCGCGACCTCGTGCGCTACCATCAAGCCCGCTTGCCGTACGACGTGGACCGCGTGCTCAACGACCTCGACGATCCGCAACGGCAGCGCCTGCTGACCGCCATCGCTGGGGACGAAGCGGAGCACTTCCTGCTGCAGGCGTACCGCACGTATCACGGGCAATCGACCGAGGACATCATCGAGCGACTGTTGGGTCGCCGCGCCGACTCGCCGCGTCACCTGGCGATGCTCTTTTACGCGTGGCATTCGGGAGCGGACGAGGCGGCCCTCGGGGATTGGCTGCAGGAGCGGGCGGGGCCGCTGCCGGCCGAGGCGGTGCACCGCCTGGCGCGCGCCTACGGCAATCCGCGCCTCAACATCGCCGACTACGGGTACTTGCTGTCGCGGCATCCGCTCGAGGTGTGGTGTGCCGGTGAGCTGACGCGCGACCCGACGGCGACGTGGCCGCAGCTGCTCGAGCGCAGCGCGGCGGTGCGCCGGGTCGCCTCGGCGTGGCTGTTCAAGACCCGCAACCGGCATGCGCAAGACCGGCGGCTGCGCATCCGCATCGAGCGTGACGCCTTCGCCCGCATGACGCCGTACTGGCGGCGACTGGGATTTCCCTTCGCGCGGCTCGTCCCGACGTATGCCACGGCCATCGGCAACTCCTCCGATCGTCCGGCGGCGTTGGCCGAGCTGATGGGCATCATCGTCAACGACGGCGTGCGGCGGCCGACGCTACGCATGACCGAGCTGCACTTCGCCGAGGGCACGCCGTACGAGACCGTCTTCGAGCCGGCGCCGTCGAGTGGGGAGCAGGTCATGGACCCCGCGGTGGCGCGGGCGCTGCGCGGCGGGCTCGCCGATGTCGTGAACCATGGCACGGCGCGCCGCGTCGCTGGCGCGTTCGTGCACAACGGGAAGCCCCTGATCGTCGGTGGAAAGACGGGAACCGGCGATAACCGCTACAAGACCTTCCGTCGACACGGCGGGGTCATCTCGGCACGCCCGGTGAACCGCACCGCAACCTTCGTCTTCTACATCGGTGACCGCTACTTCGGCGTGCTCAC from Candidatus Binatia bacterium encodes the following:
- a CDS encoding transglycosylase domain-containing protein, whose amino-acid sequence is ARFIAALLPVALGAVLGALVLYELQTSALEAELLSRWAARATYTVGDGPSPRVAFPSAGPFDVRRGYAQLPSFQSRLTAHGFQVARQARVSPELAALVSWRVAPPYREPPVTGLTIRGNGDSVLFNAVNTGRSFQRFEDIPPLLVDALLYIENRELLTPFDPRSNPVIEWDRLAKASLLYVGGKLHLPVQLQGGSTLATQLEKYRHSPSGRTTGAFEKLRQLIGASLKAYADGPDTRPWRRQIVVDYLNTLPLAAAPGYGELNGLGDGLYAWFGLRLEDMCCVSRAPQPTPEGVRVFKHALALLIAVRAPTTYLVESRPQLATKVDEYTDLLARDGVIDPALAQALKATPITFLPHAPVPPPVSFVQQKAPNAVRTTLMRMLDVPSLYDLDRLHLEVSSPIDVSMEERASELFQDLADPRFVVAHGLKGEHLLQTGDPHKVIYSLMLFERAPEGNVLRVHADNLDRPFDINDGIKMELGSSAKLRTLAHYLELVTELDHELEPLDAKTLAARARVARDPITKWAAETLQHDQHLDLDGLLQRGLERRYAASPYEAFFTGGGMHTFVNFQRSDNGRVLSVQDGLQGSVNLVFIRLMRDLVRYHQARLPYDVDRVLNDLDDPQRQRLLTAIAGDEAEHFLLQAYRTYHGQSTEDIIERLLGRRADSPRHLAMLFYAWHSGADEAALGDWLQERAGPLPAEAVHRLARAYGNPRLNIADYGYLLSRHPLEVWCAGELTRDPTATWPQLLERSAAVRRVASAWLFKTRNRHAQDRRLRIRIERDAFARMTPYWRRLGFPFARLVPTYATAIGNSSDRPAALAELMGIIVNDGVRRPTLRMTELHFAEGTPYETVFEPAPSSGEQVMDPAVARALRGGLADVVNHGTARRVAGAFVHNGKPLIVGGKTGTGDNRYKTFRRHGGVISARPVNRTATFVFYIGDRYFGVLTAFVPGSQAGAYQFTSALPLAVLKLAAPIINPHL